Proteins found in one Venturia canescens isolate UGA chromosome 8, ASM1945775v1, whole genome shotgun sequence genomic segment:
- the LOC122414551 gene encoding cuticle protein 70, isoforms A and B-like produces MRESVEHHSNFRVQTCLNVVAEEERKLPSSMYKYVALFVLIGCAAAAPKPGYLAAPVVAAAPAVAVAHSVPVATSYANTYKVSYKSPLVAAAPVVAAAPAIAYAPAIAHQPAAVIAHGYAASPLAYAAHAPLVAVH; encoded by the coding sequence ATGCGGGAGAGCGTAGAGCATCATTCGAACTTCAGAGTTCAAACTTGTCTGAACGTCGTAgccgaagaagaaagaaaactaCCCTCCAGCATGTACAAGTACGTGGCCCTTTTCGTCCTCATTGGTTGCGCCGCAGCCGCACCAAAGCCGGGATACCTCGCGGCGCCGGTGGTCGCAGCCGCGCCCGCGGTTGCAGTCGCTCATAGCGTACCAGTCGCCACGAGCTACGCCAACACCTACAAAGTCTCTTACAAGAGCCCTCTCGTCGCGGCGGCTCCGGTCGTCGCAGCAGCTCCTGCCATCGCATACGCACCTGCGATCGCCCACCAACCCGCCGCTGTCATCGCTCACGGTTACGCCGCTTCTCCGCTCGCCTATGCCGCACACGCACCCCTCGTCGCTGTCCACTAA
- the LOC122414547 gene encoding cuticle protein 63-like, with translation MFKFLIVLFAAVAYASAGGVTGYTGLYGGYGGYGSGYASAYGGYGGYGYGGLGHSTTVVGHLPPVQYIHNPPATSYANTYKVAYAAPAYTKVAIAPPVTKIAYTSPTIAYSSPYYGTYGHGYGYAPSLSYGHGYGYGSGYGGLGYGGLGYSGLGYSGYGHGYSGYGHGYSGYGSGYGLASYVH, from the exons ATGTTCAAGTTTTTG ATCGTCCTCTTCGCCGCGGTAGCGTATGCTTCTGCAGGTGGAGTTACTGGCTATACTGGTCTGTACGGAGGCTATGGTGGTTATGGCAGTGGATATGCGAGTGCCTATGGGGGGTACGGTGGATACGGGTACGGAGGCCTTGGACACTCGACCACGGTGGTGGGACACTTGCCACCGGTTCAATATATCCACAATCCTCCAGCCACCAGCTATGCCAACACTTACAAG GTCGCCTATGCCGCCCCTGCATACACGAAGGTTGCAATTGCGCCCCCGGTTACGAAGATTGCTTACACTTCCCCTACAATCGCTTATTCGTCGCCGTACTATGGCACCTATGGACACGGATATGGATATGCGCCCTCGCTCAGTTACGGACATGGTTACGGCTATGGTTCGGGCTACGGTGGATTGGGCTACGGTGGATTAGGCTACAGTGGTTTGGGATACTCGGGCTACGGCCACGGATATTCTGGCTACGGTCACGGGTACTCCGGCTACGGTTCCGGATACGGTTTGGCGTCATACGTTCATTGA
- the LOC122414552 gene encoding cuticle protein 38-like — protein MYKLVLLALAGCAMAAPAPKPGFLAAAAPVAVAPVATSYANTYKVSYNAAPVAYTAHAAPLAYAAHAAPVAYAAHAAPVAYAAHAAPLAYAAHAAPVAYAAHAAPLAYASYVH, from the coding sequence ATGTACAAGCTCGTACTTCTCGCACTCGCCGGATGCGCAATGGCCGCACCTGCACCCAAGCCCGGCTTCCTCGCTGCAGCGGCTCCGGTCGCAGTTGCTCCGGTAGCCACGAGCTACGCCAACACTTACAAAGTCTCGTACAACGCTGCTCCAGTTGCCTACACCGCTCATGCAGCTCCACTCGCCTACGCTGCGCATGCTGCTCCAGTCGCCTATGCCGCACACGCAGCTCCAGTCGCATATGCCGCACACGCAGCTCCTCTGGCCTACGCCGCCCACGCAGCTCCAGTTGCCTACGCCGCTCATGCTGCCCCACTCGCGTACGCCAGCTACGTTCATTAA
- the LOC122414549 gene encoding calphotin-like produces the protein MFKFAVLSVLAVVASVSGAPGNLVVPVVASPAAIAVAHPVQVATATSYSNTYRAPVVKALPLVKTVPVVAAAPSHQLVHATPVVAAPLVAAHPVVKTTHQVVAHPAPAIVKTAPLVAHAAPIAVAHPPLVHTAPIPALHGLPITGYATHYKVAPLVKTGVVAAPVALVH, from the coding sequence atgttcaagtTCGCAGTGCTCAGCGTGCTCGCTGTCGTAGCGTCTGTTTCCGGTGCCCCAGGAAATCTCGTAGTGCCAGTGGTCGCCTCTCCGGCTGCAATTGCAGTTGCACATCCCGTGCAAGTGGCCACTGCAACCAGCTACTCCAACACTTATCGAGCTCCTGTTGTAAAAGCGCTTCCTTTGGTCAAGACCGTCCCCGTCGTCGCCGCAGCGCCCTCTCATCAGTTAGTACACGCAACTCCCGTTGTCGCTGCTCCCTTAGTCGCAGCTCATCCGGTCGTCAAGACTACTCATCAAGTCGTAGCTCACCCGGCTCCGGCGATCGTTAAAACGGCACCGTTAGTGGCTCATGCAGCACCAATCGCTGTCGCGCATCCTCCACTCGTTCACACTGCACCAATCCCAGCTCTTCACGGATTACCGATCACCGGCTACGCCACTCACTACAAAGTGGCGCCTCTCGTGAAGACCGGCGTTGTCGCAGCTCCCGTTGCTCTTGTTCACTAA